A part of Saccharomonospora amisosensis genomic DNA contains:
- a CDS encoding D-2-hydroxyacid dehydrogenase yields MEPIEQLATVRYTRAEGLADALRGADVLFVYDFLSTAVPDAWPAADRLRWLHIASAGVDPVMFPALRDSDVVLTNSRGVFDESIAEYVLAVVLAFAKDLPRSIRLQDERTWLHRETERISGRSALVVGTGPIGRAIARLLRAAGLRVSGAGRTARADDPDFGTVHASSQLTRHLPDADFVVAVAPLTEQTKGMFDAETFAAMKQGARLINVGRGELVVTEDLVEALRAGQLAGAALDVFETEPLPQSSPLWTMENVLVSAHMSGDFVGWRNALVAVFVDNFLRWREGRPLRNVVDKRLGYVPSNG; encoded by the coding sequence AGGGCTTGCCGACGCACTACGCGGAGCCGACGTCCTGTTCGTCTACGACTTCCTCTCCACAGCCGTGCCCGACGCGTGGCCCGCCGCCGACCGGTTGCGCTGGCTGCACATCGCCAGCGCGGGCGTGGATCCGGTGATGTTCCCCGCGCTGCGGGACAGCGATGTCGTGCTGACCAATTCGCGGGGAGTGTTCGACGAGTCGATCGCCGAGTACGTCCTGGCGGTGGTGCTTGCCTTCGCCAAAGACCTCCCCCGCTCGATCCGGTTGCAGGACGAGCGCACCTGGCTGCACAGGGAGACCGAGCGAATCTCGGGCAGGTCCGCGCTGGTGGTGGGCACCGGCCCCATCGGAAGGGCGATCGCACGGCTGCTGCGGGCCGCGGGCCTGCGGGTGAGCGGCGCGGGCCGCACCGCGCGCGCGGACGACCCCGACTTCGGCACCGTGCACGCCTCCTCTCAACTGACGCGGCACTTGCCGGACGCCGACTTCGTGGTCGCCGTCGCACCACTGACCGAACAGACGAAGGGCATGTTCGACGCCGAGACGTTCGCCGCGATGAAGCAGGGAGCGCGCCTGATCAACGTGGGCAGGGGCGAGTTGGTGGTGACCGAGGACCTGGTCGAGGCCCTGCGTGCCGGGCAACTCGCCGGCGCGGCTCTCGACGTGTTCGAGACCGAACCGCTGCCGCAGAGCAGTCCGCTATGGACAATGGAGAACGTGCTGGTGTCGGCGCACATGTCGGGCGACTTCGTGGGCTGGCGCAATGCGCTGGTGGCGGTGTTCGTCGACAATTTCCTGCGGTGGCGAGAGGGCCGCCCGCTGCGCAACGTCGTGGACAAACGCCTAGGCTACGTGCCCTCGAACGGCTAG